The DNA sequence AATAGAATGACATTTGAGTGTGAGAATTTCATTCTGTTGCGTACCCAGCCAGTAAGTTTATTAACGGAATTGAAGAGTCTGATATTGAGTAGCGTCGGTGATAGTGGGAGAAAAGAGATCGGAAGGGTGGAgtataggttgctagcaccgATGGAAAATAGAATTTTTTGGTTTCGTCTATTTTGACTCCATGGCTACGAGCATGTGCGCCTGATGTTTGACGTCCATGGGAGAATCATGGCAGAGTaagtgatggagctttctgcGGAGGTTGGCGATGTCGGTGGCGGTGGATCTGGGTCGTCAGACTTCTTCCAGGATGACCCACCTCTCGCACCACCACCAATTCATGTTGCTAGTCCAGTGGTAAACATGGAGGTCGACGGTGAGGACTCCGACGAGGAGTATGTTGCGGATAGCAACGAGAGCGGTTCCTccgaggatgatgatgaggaagagtttGTACCGGAGACCCCAGTTGAGGCATCACGTAGGTATCTTCTGCCTCTCCCGCATCCAATTTCGGCCTTGTTATCTATACCCAGTCACTATAGTACGTTGGATCTGGATGCAATGCAAGAGAAGAAATCATTTTCCAACACGGGTGAGAAAGATTACAACTTGGACAGTGGGGTAGAGTTTAGGGTTGGCCACAGATTCAAAAGTAGAGATGCAGTAATGCAGGGTGTTAAGAATTACAGCATTTGCAGAAGTGCTGAATATTGAGTAATAGAGTTAGAtcgattaaagtaccatgtgcattgCCGACAGTTATAGTTGTTATGCTTGTTGAACCTGTTTATCACTGTTGTTCTATTTCGCTAGGAAGGTACGTAAGGTGGGAGGAGCACACACGTGTTTAGCACCCACAATGTCGCAGGACTACCGACAGTTGGACAGCAGTCTTATCTGCCGTGTCATCCTCCCGTTGATACAATCAAACCCATCCGTCAGTATCTCAGTCTTACAAGATGCAGTTAGGCagagctatcacttcaaaccctcGTACAGGAAGGTCTGGATGGCAAAATAAAAGGCGATTGCATAGATATACGATGACTGTGAGGAGTCTTACAATAAGATGTCGAAGTTGTTGCAAGCGCTGCAAAGTTGTTATCCTGAAACTATATGTGAGATCAGCGTTGCACCGTACTATGATGGGCACCTCGTGGTGCGTGACTGCAGCATATTTGATAAGGTATTTTGAGCATTCTCTCCTTGCGTCGAGGCTTTTAAGCATTGCAAGCCGTTTGTCTTCGTCGATGATACACATCTGTATAAAAAATATGGTGGTATTCTACTTATCGCAGTTGCACAAGACAGTATTTTGCTTGTTGAATCTGAAACGATGGAATTATGGTCTTTCTTTTTTACTAATTTAAGGCAACACGTCACCACACAGAAAAACCTGCTAATTATTTCTAATAGATTTCAAGCGATCAAGGTTgcatttatatttgattttttttttttaagttagcgAGCTAATTTTTCGGCCGGCTAATCTGCCACAAAACATGATGGATCAAGAATCTAAGTTCATTTTATCTTGGCAAATTACCTCATCTCGTTTAGTTTTATATATGGTAGAATGAGATGGATAATCTGCTTTCACACCCCAAATGAAGAGTATATATTTTATGTCGATAGAGTCATACATGAGGCAAGTAATTACAAAAGTTTTAGCTAATTAATCTTCTAAGAATGTATATCAAGGACTCGAGAGCCAAGATGTTAAAGGTTAAAAGAATTTtagtaaacaaattaaaaatttaaaaattttaagatattattatataaaaataataagaaatataaagtgagttaaaaatattattgttttcttattttttatttaaaaggataaaaataattaaatttttttgtcaacAATATCACAAAAAAAACTTGTCAACAAAAGTAGGGGTTTTCATATAGATTGGATCCGATTCGCATATCCACGGTATTTATCCGAATCTAATTCAAAAATTGCAGATATGAATCTGATTCGCAAGATTATCGGATTCGATCCGATCTGATCTGCACACTAATAGAATCGGATATGAGCATTTTGGATAGGTATCCACATATTCACGGATCcacaaaaaataaatgaaaaataaatattctttttatatttttttgaactaataattattattatatgttatattattttatttttattatttaaaaaaatatgtttaataatgttttaagaataaatatgtttaaaaaaaatttattgattttttgaataaaaataaatttttaaaaatatttttatattttaaaaatatatccaaTATCAAATCCGATCTGCAAATATGTGAATTAGATATGATTGGatccaaatttaaaaaatgtgaATATTAGATCCAATCTGATATatctttaaaatataattttagtatAAATCAGATCGAGATTTTGATCATATTGAATCCGCCTTTACCCTTAAACAAAAGTCATAAAAGAAGTGCATATTATAGGAAACGTTTCACGTGAAGTACAGTACGGGCTAGGTATACTAGTGAAGCATGTACGAGTaagtttcaattttctttttgtcATTTAGGTGGGGTGTGAATGACTATTCTacctttattttttaataaaaaaagtttgTTATGCACAGCTCTCAAATGAAAGAGACAAGTTTTGAATTGGGGTCTTTTGGTTTGTGGTTAGGATAGAAAATAGAAAGAGTAAAGAGAAATAGATCATcatcaaatgcataaaccacgAAAATTgtctaaaacaaaattaaaagaaagtaaatagtgtctatattatttaatcataaaaattaatatcagaatagataaaaaataatagacttAGAAAAATACTATTGAAATGTTTTATTGAATTTAAGATGTAAGATTTTCCAAAGACGCATGGCTTCTTTACCTTTCAAAAATGTAGTTAGGTAACTCAAGAAAATATTATGTGAATATAATTCAATTTTGGTCCTTTAAATTTTCCTTTATTACAATCTCACTGTGCATATTATTGTCGATTTaagaattatatgattaaatataTTACATTCATTTTATATGTTATGTTACTACGAAATAACCTCACTATAATCATAACAATTTTAAACTAACTtaaatctattttaattttttattattagttttagaaattattattacttttatctttatctttactttAATCTTTTATCATTAGATTTCtttattattactttaattgtgtTAGAAAATGTCAGTTTACTTTTAAATACTATTAGTAGAAATTTATGTTATAACTTGTTTATCATTGCTCTATGTTGTTTTACAATTTTAGATTTCATGAATAATCATCATTTTTCGTTTTGTAACTTTCACCTCAAAGTACTTTGATACTCTATTATATTGAGCATGCATATTCAGGAGAAATCTTGTTTAATTGGATTGAAAAAGTATATAAAGATATCTTCAATCTCATGAGCTCAAAacattttatcttgaattttttttttttgcttgatcATGTGTTGTAGCTGACAAAATATACCTAAACCAAGGGCCCAAACCCGAATCCGCGACCCATTTCAGATGGACCTCCAAGCCAGTAACGCAAGCCACAACACACCCACCAGTTACATTCGTTGGGGGCAAACTTGACTTTCAATAAATATAGCAAATGATAACTTACACATTGGGTTAAAGTACAATAATACATTCTTCCGTTTAGCAACGCCAAATTTTGTAACGCCTTAAAACCGTTTTCTTAGATAggtttagacaacggttttttataatattactgttgaattcaatttttcattattttatagcaacaaattaaaaccgttctctttgactactttaaagaacggttttataaccgttaccatgatttgtatttaagcaacggttttttattgttgtttaaataattatacaaaagaaacGCATAAAAACTGTTGCCAAAATGTTACACTTTAAAACCATTCTATTAGATGGTCTTAGACAACGATTTTTACAGTATTGCTGTTGAAGTTCAAATTTTCATTACgctatagtaacaaaataaaaccgttctctttgactatatTAAAGAACGATTTTACAACCATTACAATAATTGTTTATGAAAcaacaattttttaatattatttaaataattatacaaattaaacaataccaataaaaataattttaaataattatataaataaattgtgacttattttattttgaactccttatttttataaactaatcttttaagagtaattaaattagttttattaatatatagagttaagttaattaatatataatcttatataatttttataattagttatttcatgtgatttgaaattaaaattcagtAATGAAAGTGTTAggtaatttaatttaagaaatttttattatgaataaattacgatttatttgattaaattgaactcttagagattaatttgttagaaatgattaaattgatttttataaatactttaaatttaagaCAATTAATAgttatgtataatttttattataattaattattttatacaaattgaaattaaggttttggtaattaaaaaataatgaaaaattatatcGTATAATCTAAATAATTGATATTCTCGGGTTAAaactgtattttataaaatgtgattagtatgctcattttataatttaaattaaaaataattatttaaaatcaatgatatattagtaaataaaattttatatgctccaaaaataatatttatagtattatattcaaatcctaaattattatttgatctcaaatattttataaaaattattatattacttatatatattttaccctaaTTCTAAAAATTCTTAATTTAAACCCTAATATCCCAAATTTTCCAATTTGTGTCCTAAATTAAACACAACTCACACAtagagaaggaaagaaaaggggAGAAACGAGAAACATGGGGAGCTCGAGGGGAAAATGGAGAAGAAAAGGAAGGAGAAGCAAGGGAGGGGATGGCGCTGGAAAGGGTTCCACTGTTGTCGTTGTCATCGTCAGGTGAAGGTAGAGGGGTGACCGAGAGGGAGTCGGATGTGAGGAAGAGAACGACATGCGTGAGAGGGAGACAGAGTCTACGACGGAGCTGTCCCGCCGCCAACGCCTCGTCACCGTCGCGTCGCCATCGTACTTCAAGGTCACCGCTGTCGTCTGAGCTGCCATCAGTTTTGTGTCGCTGAGGGAAGCCTGAGATGGAGATGAGGGAGACGCGAGCCAAGGACCGCGACGAGGAGTAGAAGAAGCCATCACCTTCACTGGAGCCACGATCGCTATCACCGTTCTGCCTTCCCCTGAGTCGCCAATACCACCATATTCTTCCAATCCGCCACACTCAACGTCGAGCCACACTCACCGCCAGCGAAGCTTCTGTTTCCGTCACCGCAAAAAGGGGGTTGCTGCTGCTGTCATGGCCGTCTTCCTTGCCACTGCAACTTCATTCAATCCTCAACTGTTGGAACTCGCCGCTGGTGCCAATCGAGACGTTTGCTACTAATGGTTCACTGCGATACAAAACAGCGATGAAGGGTCAGAACTCGCCAGAAGAGGTTGCTGGAGCCGTTGGTCTGAACTGCCCTGCCTTTTCCCTGCTCCAATGCCGTTGCTACTGCTGGAAAGTGATCGGAAATGTTGCTGCTGTTGCCTTGGATTAAGAAAAAGGGGTTCGTCACAATTAATTCCTGCTAGTTCGACActctgaggtaggggatttatttttaaagtttaatagttttaattttagaatgccTATAAAGTTAATTGGATAATTGCAAATGGTTAATAGTGGTTAAGAATCAATTAATTGATGTGAATGACTTGAAACGTGTTTGAGAATAGTTAACTATTGTGATTATTTTGAGTTATGATTGGAATTAGATGCGGTTGTGAAGGGTGATTAAACTAGTATTATTTACTAAATTGAAATATGTTGAGTTGATTATTGAAAAACTGTCATAttgataattgatgaattgagtttgaaTTATGACTAGTTTTGTTGCTGTAAGTGATTATCTGGTGATATTAATTTTGGTTTGAGGCTGTGACTGTTACCGGTTTTTTTGATTGTTTGGAATTGCAGATAATCCTAATTGTATTTGATTATGCTAAATTGGTTGTTATAAGTTGGTTTGCTTGATGGATTAAATTGAAGTTTGATTACTGAATTGTTTTCTTGAAATCTGagttttaaaatagtttttatgcTTGCCCTGCATAATGTATGGtagatttttgttgttgttgttgccttCACAGAAAATGAGATAGATAAGAGAATTGTTTGTGTGACTTCTGGTGGCACCACCGCTCCATTGGAGCAGTGGTGCGTGCGCTATGTTGACAACTTTAGTTCAGGTCATAGGGGAGCCACACCCACTGAGTATTTGTTCTTGCACTagctcttgttcttgttcttgtcaaTGAAACTTTTTCTTGGATATTTTTTTGGTGATCTCTTGGAGGGGAATGAATACTATGTTGCTGGTTATGTTGAGTGTAGGTATTTTCTGAAGGCACGATATGCTGTGATCTTCTTGTACCGGAGGTGAATTTTTTTATGTATCCTTCTTTTATGTTTGTTTTTTGTGTGTTGTTGCTTACTACCTGTAGCTCTTGTTTGGAGGAAGTTTTCAGTCATTCTGTAGATCCTTGATGATCCCTTACTTGATTGCTTTGAGGCCACCGAAGGATTAACCATTCAAGGTCATTGGTTTGTGCTTTCATCCTCTTCTTGTACCACTAAAAAAGGGAAGgaaaagaatataaataaaatgatACCAATAACTCTACCAGCAATGCTTCACATTAGAATTTGCACTAAAAAATGTgataaattgaaataaaagacTTGATCATGTAGGTCGTTAGTTGTATGAAACAATGATGTTAACTGCCTTGTAAgatttttttcctcttcttcctctagaAGATTCTTAATTTTTATCTTGATCACTAAAGGCTGACAAAATTCcatcatatatataatttcatcATATAAtgcaattttctttgttttttaacCTTGTCTTTAGATGAAGACCACTCAAAATGATAATTGGATATTTTGTAATGATGTTATTTTGCATGCCCACTTCATTTCTtcttatttctgcattttgctaAATGCTGTTATATACTTCAGTCTGTGAGGGTTATTCTAAAGCAGTGAAGACCGTTATCGTGGATCATCATGCTGTATGATCTGTAGCTAAGATTTTgtcatttcattatttttttccaTCTAATTTTATTTTGCCTTTGTTAATAAGCGTAGCCTTACTACAATATCATACTATTGCAGGCAGTGGATAGTGGTCTCCTGTTAaagcttcctttcagcactatATTTGAGTATCTTCACTCCACTATAATTTCTTTGTATTAATTTCATGTAAAAATGCAGTGCAATCTGTTACGTGATGTATATAGTTTCTTCCTATCTTGGTGTTTGTCAGCAATAATttgtttatttgtatatttttcatTTCCATGGGTTCATCAAATTGCTAGAGCCACTTGTTATTTTATAGCTTAACTATAAgtgtttaataattatatatatcttggcacaaattgatcattgataaatatattttttattttgtagatgCAAAGCCAATGAAGGATATTGGCCCACGTGCAATGTTCTATCTTATCTGATTTTTATGTTCCTTGGAAGGACATGGTATAAAATTGATATGTTGGTTCTTCTTTCCATGAAAATTTCATCCCTTATTAACTTCTATTTTGGCTTGAATAATTTTGTAATATGTTAAGATACAAGAATATCAACCATGTCAATTTCAACATATGTGCTAGACTTAGTTATTATTTAGAGAATTAGCATACAGATAATACTGTGTAACTTAATTAGTCCTGCTTAGATTGTGAAAACTGAAAAGTATAAGCAGAAAGACATTTATtgtattttgaaaaatgacgatataatgtgattgtggatcttacgacaatttttataagttaaattTGATGAAAAATGTTCAATTATTTTTTCTATAGTAATTCGATTCAAatagtttagattatttattgacactaaattaaaaaaagttggaACTAATTTCATTCATGAGAAAACTATTGTAAATAACgaattatatattacaaaaaaatcGTTGTCAAAAGTCACATAAGGCAATGATGTTAAAACTGTTGTCAAATACGATTACAAAATAGCAATGGTATTAAAATTATTGTCAAAAAATGACACCAATGGtaacgctttaaaaccgttgTTTTAGACGACTACGAAATggcaatggtattaaaaccgttgccaaaaaatGACACCAACGATAATGCTTTAAAACTGTTGGCTTTGTGAATAATAAAACTACAACAGTTTAAAATCGTTGCCTATCTAGTTATGGTTTTAAACCGTTGCATCATGAAAGAGAACGGTTTAAAACCGTTGCTTATTGAGTAACGGTTCGAAATCgttgtttaaaattttctttcaaaactGTTGTCTATGCCAGTCACTAAGGCAACAGTTTTTTTGTTACCGTTGActtaggtaaaaaaccgttgcctttgatcattggcaacggccgcatatatcacaggtcaaaaaccgttgctAAAGCGTTGCCTAAAATTTTAGGAATGGTTTTTCAATCTACGACAACGATTTTTGACTGTTGTGAAAATCCTTATTTGTTGTAGTGTATGTTCACATTATAAAATCTTTAACATGATCTTCAccactaaaatattttattttaaatttcaatagtAATAGATAATGGTGTATTGAAATGTCATAAAAGTACATTGTCTCACCTAAAATGCTTTTCATATATTATATCCATGCATGTTAGTGACGAGGTCAATAATTCTTATCCATACGTATTAGTTTTCATAGTCCACAACTAACTATGTCACGTAAGTCATGTAGTCAGTACAATTGATTACTATGATCTCATCACCATAAGAAAGAGGGGTAGAGAAAAAGAGgacaagaagaagaattgaagaagaaagaagcatggaACACACATGCACTTTAACTCAATAATCAATGACTATGAATAGTAATGAGATATTGTATAAGATAAATAATACATCATCGATCATATCAACTATTTGCATACGATTGCATATAGTGATGTATAACGAATATAGTCTATGTAATGTGTCTCGTGTATACATAAACTAGAATAAGCATTTTTCTTAAatttcaagttttcaaccatTAGGATGATGGATTCCATTGATTATTAGTGTTTAGTGTACACCAAAACAAGCCtattaagacaaaaaaaaaatggttTGATTTCGACTTATAATCAATTAttaaaccaaaacaaaataagTTTACAaactcattaatttttttttttgaaatcactcttttttcttttactgatctcttttttttttttttaaatactttgtCACACTAACTACTTATCATTACAGTCAACCACTGATCGATCAGccacattaaattttaaattctaaatattaaattttaaattttaaattttaaattctagatattctaaattttaaattttaaatcttaaaagtaATTTTAGTTTGTTTCACTTTTTGATGTTCTTTtacttaaattttgaattttttattgtttttactttCAACTTATTCTTTTTTACATTTCCTTTCTAATTGTTAactgatttttaaattaattgattgaattaatatTGATTTCCTAGATTTTTTATAACGAAATTAATCtcttaagaaaagaaaacatatttaaaaagcaaaaaataaaaaaatttacaaaaaaccGAATCTGATCTGAAAATTAAAACCATCAAATCCCAAAAGTCACAATTAAAATATAGCTATCAACTTTGTGATAATAAAACAAGGAAAAAGTCAAAATAAGGCACACAGTTACACTTGGAAtaacaaaattcaaaagtcaaaacacAAGCAAACCAATTCTagctaggattttttttttccccACTAGCTAGTTATAATTTAGTCAACAgctcacaaaaaaaaaagtaaaaatgtgCAGTTAATTTTACGTGAAATTGATGACTGAGAGTCATTAAATgacaatttaataaaaaaatattaaattatttaacgattcttaactatcaacttcacataaaatcaACTGCATCTAAATTTTCACCTCACAAAATATAGGCAAGTAATAACACGTTTCATTGTTGAATTCTTGATTTAATTAGTTCACACTCCTGCAATTCTTTCTAATCTCTCCCTTGGATCCAGTGAGGGGATTTATGTCTCCCATCTTGATCATGGCACTGGCAAAATCGGCGAAAAAAGAGCTAGGGTTTGAGCTGTAGCCGCGAACAATGGAGTCAGTGGATCCTCCGTTGAAGAGTTGCTGGTCGGAATGGAGGAGGCCTTTCCGGTCAATGAGGTTGTTGAAGTAGTGGTTGTCGAATGACGCCGGCGTCTGAAGATCAAGGGGGGCGAGGTTGTTGTCCCCCACACCGGATGCCCTAGGGCATTTTGATTGCCTTGTTTGAGCAAAGGATGTTACTAACTCGTTGGTCTCATTGTAGATGTGGGATCTAAAGGTTGTACACCTTGCTTGTCCAATTGTGTGACCACCTTAAAATCAACATGTCACCAAATTAGTAAATATcaacaaacaaaaaacaaatcTTAGTGTTCAATATCTTAGTTTTATTGGGTcatttttctccttttattttaatctaaCTAATTAAGAAACTAGCATATGTTtaatcttttaggatttttaacaTATTCATTAGTGAAAAAATTGGAATTTAATTAGTTATAGATTATCTATATAAAATGATTgagaataacaaaaatattagatTAACAGAATTTATATGAAATCATTTATCCAAAAGTTTTAATCCATTAGAAAGAATCGCACGATAAgtagttatatttttaatataaaatttatttattggatttaagtaaattttatattattttttttattatttaatttatactaaaattctttttttttgttgtaggtcaataaaaattaaactctaaattttttaataaagtttTAATACTATGATACgagatattttattccaaaaaCATGAATTGAAGATTATACCACTAATAAACATTTTGATGTAAACCGAATttaatgattatgattgtgattttataaataagaaaaaaaacttaattattatGTTAAGGGCAATTGTACGAGTATGTAATGTTAAAACTAAAAACTCAAGTGCAATttatttcacgtgaagttgatagttgagaatcgTCAAATTATTCCACCAATGTTAAATTAGAAGTTACCAGACAAAGCGACCAAGTCCTTGGTGGAAAGTCCAAGTGCCCCGAATTTTGAGATTAATTGATTTAGGGTTGAAGTTGGTGCTGGTATCCCGTTGTTGGCAGCAGATTGGCTGGCTGTTCTTGCATCTCTTCTTCCAAGTTTTACATCCCACTCGGGCCCTCCAAGCTGCAAATCCATCATTAATCATCAAATTATCactcaaattaattatttaaggAATTAATTGTGTGGTTAATTACGATCTTGACGGAGTCTCTGGCAGCGACGGCGAGGATGTCAGCGCAGGAGACAACACCAGGGCAGACTTTCTCAACGGCGGACTTGACGGCGTCGATCACTTCGAATCCGCGGGCAGAGTTCTTGTTGGGACCCGCATTCTTCTCTCCTTTGAAGCTTGATGTATCATCCAGAAGAATTGAACCGTCACATCCCTGTTATAATTAACACATTGTAATGTTTCGTTTCTTCTAAATTTTCTACAAAGATAGATGACACTTCAAagttcaaaacataaaaaaagacaTAGACTTTTGGTGGAGAAAGCTTCACGGACAGATATTTATatgttaaattaaattttcaattggaTAAGTCTAAGGCCAGcagatttattaaaatttggt is a window from the Arachis hypogaea cultivar Tifrunner chromosome 17, arahy.Tifrunner.gnm2.J5K5, whole genome shotgun sequence genome containing:
- the LOC112766730 gene encoding peroxidase P7, with translation MGSNNLVMIGLFLLVLVLGSANASLSTEFYSSSCPKLLDTVKCTVEAAIKKETRMGASLLRLFFHDCFVNGCDGSILLDDTSSFKGEKNAGPNKNSARGFEVIDAVKSAVEKVCPGVVSCADILAVAARDSVKILGGPEWDVKLGRRDARTASQSAANNGIPAPTSTLNQLISKFGALGLSTKDLVALSGGHTIGQARCTTFRSHIYNETNELVTSFAQTRQSKCPRASGVGDNNLAPLDLQTPASFDNHYFNNLIDRKGLLHSDQQLFNGGSTDSIVRGYSSNPSSFFADFASAMIKMGDINPLTGSKGEIRKNCRSVN